TTCAAATAATTACACAAATGATTAGTTGCCTTAAGAAAAAAAGTACTACTATCACTTGAGTCATTTTCGCCCTCGTGATTATCAGTTGTATGTTTGTGAATGATTATAAAGACAATAAGTTATGTTACTCTGTTCTTATCCATAGAACTATGCTCTCAAATCTTTATGATTATTAAAGACAATAAGTTATGTTACTCTGTTCATATCCATAGATGATAGAACTGTGTTCTCAAATCTTCTAAAATCTCATTTGTTGTACCACTGCAAACAGAGGCAGGACTTGTCTCTCTCTCACCGAATCAAATCTatctttattgaaaaaatattttcattttgaaatatCATCATCATATACTCCTAAGAGAAAGTTCACTTTTGAGGACTATAGTCTAGATAATTATTAATTCTATAAACAAATCCCCTGCATAATTTGATGGATGAAGTTCTAGGATACGTATCctagtaattttttataattaatatcatTTGATCTAATTTCACTTGATTCATATCACATTGAAAATATGAGACTGAagaaacactaataataatccAATCATCTATACATTcttatgattaattaaaaaaatgatatactAGTAACAAAACTAAATAGGTCGAAGATACTTCAGGCTTTAATTTCTACAATGTTATTTgtgttatattatttttatcaatttcgTCCAAGTAAAAAGACATATAAGGGAGCATCACCACTAAAATATATGCAAGTATATAAGGTATATTTATACTGTATGTTATGTAATCTTCTTTCACTAAATATATGGATTTAAacaaaggaaaagaaaacatgaaTTTATTGGGTAAAACAATGATTGTTGATGCATATTTATCCTCATACATTTAAATCCTATGCCATAGGAATCCGGAATAGAAACGGAATAAGGAAATTCACAAATTGgatacaaaaaataaatgaaaatatacaAACAAGTCGTCCTCATTGTGATGAAGAGTGATAGCTCAAACACTAACCAAGGCAGCTCCAATATGGAGTGAAAGTTCAACAAAATGAAGAAAGGTTCGGCTGCAGGCAACATCTCGTTTCAGCAGCCATTGGACGTTAGGTAGTTAGATGGATCTTTTCTTAGCCGTTAAATTAGAATAGACGTTAGTTTTTCTGTTTAAATAGCGGCTGATTAGTTTGAGTAGAAGTATTGTATTGTTACACTATTTCTTCCTCAATTGAGTTCCAGTGAATAAAAGATTTCGTTTCCATCTCATTCCATCCTTTAATCGATTGTCATTCTTCCTTCAATTCGTTCCTCAATTCCTAACAAATTGGCGTCGTCTGTGGGAAGAAAAGGCGCGATTGTTTTTTCTGATTCGTTTGGTGGTGAGATTAGAAAGCGTTATGGCTTCTAGGTTTGAGGCCGAGAAATTCACGGGTAGGAATGATTTCGGCTTATGGCGGATGAAGATGCGGGCTATGCTGATTCATCAAGGTCTTGCTTCAGCATTGAAGGCGGAAGGCAAGGGGGATAAGTCGAAGGAAGAGGATGAGGAGAAATGGGATCTTGATGAGAAAGAGATCTTGAAACGAGCTGAGGTCGAGGCGAAGGCTCATAGTGCGATTGTGCTATGTCTTGGGGATAAAGTTCTCCGAGAAGTCGCGAAGGAGACAACGGCAGTCGGGATATTCACGAAGCTTGAAAACCTATACATGGCTAAGTCATTGGCCAATCGTCTATTCATGAAGCATCGGTTATACTCCTATCGGTTCTTAGATGAAAAGGGGATATTGGAGCAACTGGAAGACTTCAATAAGGCGgtcgatgatcttgagaatatcGACGTCTCGATAGGGGATGAAGACAAGGCGATATTGCTTCTGAATGCTCTACCAAAGTCATTCGATCAGCTTCGGGATGCAATATTGTATGGCCGAGAGGGTACTATTACACTTCTTGAAGTTCAGTCAGCTATAAGAGCCAAGGAACTTCACAAGGTGGGCTCAAGAAATCCAGAAGTTGTTGCTGAAAGCCTGAACGTCAAGAAGTTCAAGGGCAACAAGAAATTTCCGAAGGCAAGCCAAGAAAGTCAGAAAGCTTCATCTAATGATCAAAGGGAAACACGCTCGTGTCACTGGTGTAAAAAGCCGGGTCATCTAAAAAAGGactgttttgcttggaagaaaaaaCAGGTAAATAGTGGTGGAAATCGGGTCCCTTCGACTGATTGTGTTGAAGAAAATGACACTCCAGAAATTCTTAATGTAATGGAGGGTCATTTGGGAGGATATGAGTCCGAATCTGAGTTGGTTTGAGGAAATCCAAGAGCTGACTAGATCAGTGATACTAGGCAACAATCAAGTTTGCACTATTCAAGGGATAGGCAAGATCAGGCTAAGGATGAATGATGGATCTGTAAAGATCATAAGTGATGTGAGATGCATACCAAACATTAAGAGGAATCTCATCCCACTTGGCCTTCTTGAACGCAAAGGATACACATTCAGCTCTACTGAGGAAAAATGGTAGTCACTAAGGATCAGAGGATTATAATGGAAACAGAAAGAAGGGGCAGCCTATATTATTTGTTGGCTAGTGTTGAAATTCCTAATGCACAGGCCAATGCAGTAAGAGCAGATGATTTCAGAATCTGGCACATGAGGCTTGCTCATGCAGCTGGAGGCAGTATAAAGGAGCTAGCCAAGAAAGGAATCATCCAGAGCTGTGAGCAGATAGATATTGATTCGTGTGAGGAATGCATTCTGGGTAAATCCAAGAAACAACCTTATCCTAAAGGTAAACACACTTCTACATCTGTTCTTGATTATGCTCGTAGTGATTTATGGGGTCCTGCATCTGTGATTTCTGTGGGGGGTGGAAAGTATTATATGAGTGCAATTGATGATTACTCCTGGAAAATGTGGATATACATcttgaaagaaaaatcagaggCCTTTAGCAAATTCAAACAGTGGTGTCTTGAAGTTGAAAAGAAGAGGTCTTGTGTTCTTAAATGTTTGAGGACAGATAATGGCCTAGAGTATCTTTCTAAGGAATTTGATAATTTCTGTAAGGAGAGAGGTATAAAGAGGCATAGAACTGTACCCCTAAATCCACAACAGAATGGCATTGCAGAGAGGGCAAATAGAACAATATTGGAGAGGGTTAGATGTATGCTTCTGTCATctgggcttgaaaagaaattttgggTCGAGGCTGCATCTACTGCTGTGAAACTCATCAACAAGTGTCCCTCATCAAGTATAGAGAGTGATACACCTGATTTTAGATGGTATGGGAGTCATGGTGATTATACCAATCTAAAAGTATTTGGCTGCAAGGCATATGCTCATCACAAGCAAGGGAAGCTGGATGCTCGAGCTATCAGATGTGTGATGTTGGGATATCAACCTGGGGTGAAGGGATATCGCCTATGGTGTATTGAACCAGGAAATCATAAGATAGTAATCAGTAGGGATGTTGTATTTTCTGAGACAGATGAGCGAAGAGAGAGTTGTTGattcttgagtgtgtgatcgTGTTGAAATAAAGAGCTTCGtgattctcccgtggacgtaggttcgaaagagccgaaccacgtaaacaGTCGTGTCCTCCATTTCTGCAAGTTTATTCATTGCTCTGTTTGTGTTTGTCAAATTGTCCGTGAGTTGAGGTTTCTTCATTCTTGCTTTGCGTCTTTGTTCATTCTAACATACTCCCTCATCTCGAGCATCGCCACCGGGTCCCGGTAGGGGTTCTAAGGGTCGAAGTCGTCCGGCGGCCCGTCGTGCACCAGCGTCACCCCCTTCTTCCGCCCCATCGTCTGAGCTAAGGTTGATCGGGATCGATTTCTGTGGAGAAGTGAAAACTGAATCAGGTATTGTGAGTTTGACTGAATACGCGGCGGAGTGCCGCGGGCATCTGGGCTTTCCGACGTTAACGGTAATTAATGGGCGGCCCAATTTCAAAAACAAATTCACTTTTTGAATGGGCCATTATAATCCGTTTATATTAAATGAGAGCCCAAGTAAAATCTATTGACATAGCCCAATAGAAAAATGAATATGATTCGAATTCAATTATACTTCCAATTAGGAAAATTAGTACTCCGCTGTcccattaaaatattaaaattgacaAGTCTTTCTTTTTGAATTGTTCCATTAAGAAAGGGGAGCACTGGTGTCCTTTCATCCTTAAAGTCACAATATCCTTCCAACCGCATGCTGCCACGTGGCAGATATAAGCAACATTATAACGATATTAAGCAACAGAGGATGACACATAAGAATTACCTCGGATTGCATAAAAGATAGTTTATGTTGCATTAAATgcaaaataaattgcatttaaTGCAACATAAACAGTCTTTTATGCAATCTGTTCATCTAAGTCATCCATTAAGCTTGTTGCTTAATAACGTTGTTTTGTTGCTTATGTATGCCACGTGGCAACACTTGATTGGAAGGATGTAGCGATTCTAATttgagttattttttaaaaacaacatcatgtctatttttttctttatctcttattttattctctcaatttaactcacaaaacaatgtTATATAAAATCTCGGTGAAAAACTagtgtttcatatttaataagATGGAGGAAGTAGTTCAAACTGCACTCAAAAGTAGGgcattttcaattattagagGCAAAATTTTGtattagaaataataaaatctCCAATTATAGGTCCTTTGGAATGTAAAGTATATCCCAAACAGGGGAGTACTAGTGTTCTTTCACCCTTAGAATCACAACATCCTTCCAACCATATGTTGCCACGTGGCACTGATAAGCAACAAAACAAGGTTATTAGGCAACAAAATTAATCGGTGACATTGACGGATTTCCGCAAATTGCATAAAAGAGTATTTATATTGTATTAAATGCAGCGTATTTtgcattttactattttaactACTTTTCTAAAGAGTGAAGACGATTTGAATGTACTTCCATCGTCCTTTAAATATTGTCacagtttgaccgggcacggattataagaaatgtaatggaaagtgggttgaaaaaattggtagaatgtgggtcctacttttaaagtattagttttataataaaatgtgagtgagaataagttagtgaaatgtgaggttcattaccaaaaatggtatgaagtgaaatgtgacaaattttgaggCTTTTGAGGACATGAGAGTATATTCTATGGGAATTTCACTTTTAAACTCATCATTCGTAATCATTCTCTAGTTCTCTATTACGTTTTGAGGATTTGaatcaaattatataaaatctcaCATGCTTTGTAGAAATGGTGAACACAAACAACATACCAAAAATGCTCATTGAGCAAAACACCAAAcgaaaccaaaaaaaaagataGAGAGGGAAACCGGAAGATTTTTATTGATGCGAACTGGAAAAATCAAGCTTACAAAGAGAAGATCCTACACTATTTATATCATGCAAAAATAGCTCAAAAATGAGCTAAGAAAAATATCTAAAGCTGTAACTAACATTTAACTAACTGCCAGATGTCCCAACTAACTCTAACCACCACCAACGACACATTCCTAACGGTATTCTTCATGCTTCAGCTCCTTCTTCATGCTTCAACCTTGCTGCTATAATTCTCAGCTCCAACATCCCCCCTCAAGATGGACAATACAAGCTTTGAAAGTTTATCTTGCTAAGAATGTTTCTAAAGGCCGAAGCTCCCAGAGGCTTAGTGAAATTATCAGCCAATTGTTGATCATTTCGTATAGGCATATGCTTGATCACACCCTCCAAATATCTCTCACTCACGGTGTGACAATCAATCTCAATATGCTTTGTGCGCTCATGAAAAACTGGATTAGAACTGATATGGACAGTCGTTTGGTTATCACAAAATAAAGGCACTACTTTCTCAACTTTGATGCCAAAGTCTTCCAATAAACCCTTTCCCCACATCACTTCACAAGTGGCATGAGCCATGGCTCTGTACTCGGCCTCTACTGATGATCTTGAGACCGTGTGTTGCTTCTTTGCTTTCCAAGAGACTAAGGATGAACCAAGAAAAAGGCAATAGCCTGTCATGGACCTTCTGGTATCAGGGCATGCAGCCCAATCCACATCTGAAAAGATGCTAAGTGTGGGATCATTATCACTTGAATAGAGCAAACTGTGCCCTGGTGTCCCTTTCAGATATCTAAGTACCTTTTCAGTAGCTTCCTAGTGTTCATCACATGGCCTTGATACATATTGGCTCAATTTATGGACTGCAAATGTTATATCAGGCCTTGTTATGCAGAGATAAAGCAGCCTTCATATTTGTCTCATGTATTTAGATGGATCTTTCATAGGGTGTCCAGTGTCTTGCTTGAGATGGTTTACTGGGTCCATAGGCACTGAAGATGGCTTGCATCCCAACAAACCAGCATCTCTAATCAAGTCCATAGCATACTTTCTCTGAGAGATCAAGATTCCCTGTTTACTTCTTGCTATCTCAAGGCCAAGAAAATATTTTGGAACTCCCaagtttttaaatttgaaaaactgAGCAAGAAAGATCTGGAATTCTTCTATCATATCTGGTGTATTTGTAGCAATCATCATACCATCGACATATACCACAACACCAAAGAATGTTGATTGATCTttcttaaagaaaaaagaatgaTCTGAGGCTGATTGTTGGAGTCCAAATTTGGCCAAAACTTCAGAGAGTTTGAGGTACCATTGTCTAGAAGCTTGCTTCAAACCATATAGGGATTTATTCAACTTACACACAAGTTTTGGACCGTTTGAGCTGCCCCCTCAACAACAAGCCCTGGAGGCAAATTCATGTAGATTTCCTCTTCCAAATCACCATAAAGAAAGGCATTATTGATGTCTAAATGAGAGAGAGTCCAGCCTTTAACAGCAACAATGGCTAGAAAGAATTTGACAGTGGTCAGTTTTGCAACTGGAGAGAAAGTGTCGAGGAAATCAATACCCTCAAGTTGTGTGAAGCCTTTTGCAACTAAACGTGCCTTAAGCCTTTCTACTGATGCATCAGCCTTGAATTTCACTTTATATACCCATTTGCAATCAATGGGAATCTTCCCTGGAGGCAGAGGCATAATTTTCCATGTATTTGTCTTCTCCAAAGCAGCTAACTCCTCTTGCATTGCTTGCTGCCAATCCGGGGAAGAAGAGGCTTGGGAGTAGGATTTAGGCTCGAAGACAGCAGTCATAAGGACTATATATTTGAGATGATGTGGAGATAATTTGGAGAGAGAGGTGAATGATAAGATGGGATATGAAGTGAAAGAAGACACTGAATTGCAGACATGATCAGTGAGATGTGCAGGTGGTTTGATGAGTCTTCCATGGCTATTGATGGCATTGCTTGGATTATTGGATATGGAAGGAATTATGTCTGAAGGTAGAATGGAGTAAGATGTAGTAGGATTTGGAGAAGCTGAGGCAGAAGATTCTAGAGAGTCATTTGGTGCGGCAGAAATATTTTGTGAGGCATAAATATTTGGTGAGGAGGAAGGGAAAGTGGAGGGATTGAGGTGAGAAAAAGGGAAAGAATCTTCATGGAATACAATATTTCTGGTTATGAGTTCTTGCATGGTGTCAAGATGCAAAACTCTATAACCTTTGTATCCAGAAGGATAGCCCAAGAACACACATCTGGAAGCCCTCAGGGAGAATTTATTTCTATCTCTCTGGAGAGTGGaagtaaaacataaacatcCAAAGACTTTCATGTGATTGTAGGATGGTGTCTTGTTAAATAGAATGTGAAAAGGAGTGACACTGTTTGGTAGGACAGAAGATGGAATTCTGTCAATGATGTAAGAGGCAGCCAGAATACTATCCCCCCTGAAAGTAATGGGCAAATGGGAttgaaaaatgagactcctagcCTCAATATTAAGAAGATGCTGGTGTTTTCTCTCCACTCTAGCGTTTTGTTGTGGAGTTTCAACACAAGAATGTTGAGTCAATGTACCAAAGGATGTGTATAGAGAGGGTAGGTTAAATTCTAGACCATTATCAGATCGTATGGTCTTGATTTTCTTGGAAAATTGGGTGGAGATAGTGTGAAAGAACTGAGTTAATATGGTTCTGACATCAGATTTATGTTGCATAAGAAAAGTCCATACAAACCTAGATTCATCATCAACAATAGTCAAAAAGTAGGCATAACCTTGTGTGGTGCAAGGGTAAAAAGGCCCCAGATGTCACAGTGTATGAGATCAAATATATCAGATGCAACTGAGTCAGAttcataaaaagaaaaatggtgtTGTTTGGCTAGAGGACAGACCTCACAGATGGAGTGAGATGTTTTGGAAAAAGAGATTACATCGTTCATTGATTTGAGTTTATTGAAAGACAAATGGCCTAGCCTTTGGTGCCAGATATCAATGGCTACAACATAGTTTACATAAGAAATGGAATCAGAGAGTGTCAAATCTGAGGAGCTGGAAGGAATGACAGTGGATATGTAGAGAGAGTAGAGGTTACCAAGTCTGCTACCCCTCACAATCACAGTCCCCGGAGAAGCTCCCTAAGTGAGGATGGAATCATGAGTGAAAGATACAGAACAAGAGAGAGATGTGGTGAGAGAACTGATAGATATTAGATTGAAAGAAAATGAAGGAACACAAAGCACAGATTGGAGAGTTATTGTGGGAGTTAGGTGTATAGTTCCCATGTGAGTGACACCAGCTTTATCACCATTTGGTAGATTCACAAAAGCATCATAAACAGGAGATGAATGAGAGAAAAGAGTGATATCACAACAAACATGGTGTGTGGCACCAGTATCAAGCAACCACagagaagaagatagagaagagaCAACAACAAAAGGTGAGAAAAGAGTGGTACCAGTGAAAGATGTTGACTGAGTAGGAGTGAATGATGGACTTGGTTGAGTGGCAGGAACTTGGGGAGaagatgaagattgagaagaatTTGATGCAGATGTAGCAGCAAGCTGAGAATGCAAAAGAGAGATGAGCTGCTGGAGTTGATCAGATGATGAAGAGCTTGCAGATAGAGGTAGTGAACTGGCTACTTTGTCACAGTTCTCAGTGATGGATTCTTCAACATAATTCACCACTTTGGAGTTAGAGAAATCTCTGTAAGGTGGCTTGCATCTTCCCTTGCCATAGCTTTGAGGAAAACCATGTAAGGAGAAGCATCTATCAACAGTGTGGTTTGTGCGGCCACAATGAGAGCACAATAGTTTTCCACGGCCAAAAGTAGAGGAAGCTGCATTAATACTGAAAGGCTGTTCACTGGAGGAAACTGGAGGAGAGTTTAGCATGTTACCATCAATAGTTCGTTGTCTCTCCTCTTGAATAACAAGAGAGAAAGCCTTAGATAGAGAAGGTAATGGCACTGTTGATAGGATATCAGATCTGATCTGAGAGTAAGAAGAGTTCAAACCGATTAGAAACTGAATTGTGCATTCATCTTCCTGATAAGTGTGCCAACGTAAGGCACTATTGCACCTACAAGTGCCACAAGTGCACCAAGCAGCAGGTTGTGAGTGTTTGTATTCATCCCATACAATTCGCAGATTAGTAAAATATGTGCTAACATCAGAATGCCTTTGCACAAGAGCCATAAGTTGCTGCTTAAGTTGATAGGATCTGGCAGAATCAGCTTGAGAAAAACGATCATGGAGATCAGACCAGACATCATGAGCATTATCCAGATACATAATGCTGGAGCATATTTGTGGAGACACAGAGTTTCACAACCAGGATACCACCATACGGTTGCATCGGATCCAAGCAGAGAATAGAAGATCATCATCAGTTGGCCGCAACAAAGATCCATCGATGAATTGCAGCTTGTTCTTAGCAATTAGAGCAGTGATAATTGATCTGCTCCAATTGATGTAATTGGATCCGGTGAGAACATGAGGAACCAGCTGAAGGCTGGGATTATCACTAGGATGTAGATAACATGGACTAGAATGATCATCAGCGGGAACAATTGCATCACCTCCGCGATTGCCGCGATTGCCACGGTTGTTCATCGTGAGGAAGAGAGAAGAGATTAACGCAGAGATCGGAGCAGAAACGAGATGTTTACttctgataccatgtagaaatGGTGAACACAAACAACATACCAAAAATGCCCATTGAGCAAAACACCAAACGAAACCAAAAAAAAGATAGAGAGGGAAACCGGAGGATTTTTATTGATGTGAACTGGAAAAATCAAGCTTACAAAGAGAAGATCCTACACTATGTATATCATGCAAAAATAGCTCACAAATGAGCTAAGAAAAATATCTAGAGCTGTAACTAACATTTAACTAACTGCCAGCTGTCCCAACTAACTCTAACCACCACCAACGGCTCTTTCCTAACGGTATTCTTCATGCTTCAGCTCCTTCTTCATGCTTCAACCTTGCTGCTATAATTCTCAGCTtcaacatgctttaaaattgtTACCCAATTGATAAATTATGTGCAATGCGTTCAACACAAAAGATATGGAGTACTTTATTACTATGATTCCAGGTTGAAATAAGTAGATCACGCTTATGGACTTATTTGGGCACCAGTGGCTACGCTTATaatgatttattttgatttgtgGGGCACGCTAAAAGTGTCCGAAGATGCAAACTacgtattttttattatattttttggaTACTATTAGGaggcatttaatttatttaaaaaacacacaatgtTTTTTGTAGCGTCGCATTTTAAATCAGTCACACTTAATTATTATCAGACAAAAATGTAATCATTTTCATGGATATTATTTTCAAGTCCAGCTAAAAAGTTTGCAATCAACCTTATTAGTTTTGTATTAGTaaccgaaaaaaaaaacagGAACCAGTGACGGATCCGGGGTCAGGAGGGGGCAATCCGCTATTATACTCGGACGTGAATTTTCCATTGTCGCCCCTCTGATATCTTCCGACATTGCCCCTATCTCCTCCTTTAACTTTCGATAAATTTTATTTCACCCCCTTCGTTTTAGGATCTTGGATCCGCCACTGTAACAACAAATGATTTTCTAAATATATTTTGAGATAGACTTATGTCTTAAACAAATGTACTAGGCTGGATTTGAAATTCGaccataaatttatcatatactagtaaaaaataaaaattctagtGGTACGTTTGAATTGTACATCAATTTGAATCTAATACTATAATTTCCTTAATCCTTACAATCTAATCGAAACCATCTTCACATCCAAACACACACAAAACTCTTCTGTAGAGAGTAGAAACTATAAGCTTGCCTAATGACCAAACCAATGCTCTCTCATAACAAATCATGATTAATCATAACATTAAAGATACTTCttttaaaaatcataaattttgagTATTTTCTATAAACTTTGAAAGTGACATTAAAAATCACAAGCTTTAAAATTGGTGCCCATGTCCTATAGTGGATCattcttcaaattcaaaaaatctaTGATGTACATTTAGCCTACGACGCACATATTATTCAACGTCGAATTTAAAAAACAGGATATCAAAACAATATCATTACATGTATAATTCAGATAAATTTCACCAGTAGCGATGTAGGATCTAGTTATGAACATAATTTAgtcattttaaaaagaaaaataaaaagtaaaggcATGGAGCATCTTATTCTTATCCTAAGAAACAGCCAAACTTCCTCAAAATTCCATGCCATCAACTTCGAAGGTGGCCATAAGCGTAATTTTCCACGatttcaaataaagaaaatatataataaaaaagcaAAACAGAGTGATCTTGAAGAATGAAGGGCTGTGCTGCATATGCAGTCTCAACCTCAAAACGCCCATACCAGATAAGATAGCCGCCACGTGGCGCTCTGGTCACGGTGCCAAGCGATAAGGCACTAATCCATCTATATGTGGCTGCTAAATCGAAATGGCACATCCAACGGCCCAGATCCGCCAGCCCTCCGATGAATATCCGCTCTCACCAATGAGAAACAAGCGGGTGCATGGTCGTTATAAAGGGTGGGGGCAGCCATGGATAGTACCACGCAATTAACTGAGACAGACAGAGAGAAATGGCTTCCTCAATGCTCTccaccgccgccgtcgccgtcTGCTCCGCCCCTGCTCAAGCGAGCATGGTGGCTCCTTTCACCGGTCTCAAGTCCGTCTCCGCCTTCCCCACCACCCGCAAGACCGCCGACATCACCACCATTGCCAACAACGGCGGCAGAGTCTCATGCATGAAGGTTTCATCTCATCTCCAAAATATCTATTTTTATGcgattattattaattactgTACTATTATACTTATAAAATTGTGCACATAATATAGGTGTGGCCCACTGAGGGATTGAAGAAGTACGAGACATTGTCGTACTTGCCACCACTAACAAGGGAGCAACTCTTGAAGCAAGTCGACTTCCTTATCCGCAGTGGTCTCATTCCTTGCCTCGAATTCGAGTTGGACCCCAAGGTACTTttaattccattttttttaatattagtaaAATTTTCTAATTCCATCACTCACAAAATGCAATATTGTAGAACGGGTTCCCCCACCGTGAGAACAACAGGTCCCCAGGATACTATGACGGAAGGTACTGGACAATGTGGAAGTTGCCCATGTTCGGGTGCACTGACCCAGTCCAGGTCCTCAAGGAGCTCGACGAGGTCTCCACCCTCCACCCCGAGGCATTCGTCCGAATCATCGGATTCGACAACAAACGTCAAGTGCAGATCGTCAGTTTCATCGCCCACAGGCCAACAGGCTACATAGGCTTCTAAGCATTGCTTTATGCTCTCTCCATCAATTTCATGGATGCTATGCTTTTTTTCGATTTCATTTTGTACCAACACTTATTTTGTGAATTTCCTCCCTTTCTTATCATATCGGATCCCGATAGAATGTATGAGCATAAATATCATATCCTGAACTATCATTGATCCCTTTTTTTTGttacaataaaatatatattgcatatctatttttaatttgttcGTTCTCGTACATGCTTCATGatgtttgagtttttttttatgaatttggaTATGGTTTAATTTGTTCATTCTCGTACACATTTGATTAATTTACTAGTGCATATCTGGTTTGATGGGTAAATCGGATA
This genomic interval from Salvia splendens isolate huo1 chromosome 13, SspV2, whole genome shotgun sequence contains the following:
- the LOC121761614 gene encoding ribulose bisphosphate carboxylase small subunit, chloroplastic-like, coding for MASSMLSTAAVAVCSAPAQASMVAPFTGLKSVSAFPTTRKTADITTIANNGGRVSCMKVWPTEGLKKYETLSYLPPLTREQLLKQVDFLIRSGLIPCLEFELDPKNGFPHRENNRSPGYYDGRYWTMWKLPMFGCTDPVQVLKELDEVSTLHPEAFVRIIGFDNKRQVQIVSFIAHRPTGYIGF